The Magnetococcales bacterium genomic interval GGAAGGGGAACGCCGCATTGCCGAACTGACGATCCTTGATCCCTTCCTGGCCCCGAAGATCAAGGAGTTGAAATATTCCATCCTGGACGTGAAGTGCCGGGATCACCGGGGGGTATCCTACATTGTCGAGATGCAGGTCCAGAAGGTGGCCGCCTTCCTGAAGCGAATCCAG includes:
- a CDS encoding PD-(D/E)XK nuclease family transposase; the protein is MKFIDPRIDFAFKKIFGSEDAKDILVSFLESLLELEGERRIAELTILDPFLAPKIKELKYSILDVKCRDHRGVSYIVEMQVQKVAAFLKRIQ